The proteins below come from a single Tenuifilum thalassicum genomic window:
- a CDS encoding aspartate-semialdehyde dehydrogenase has product MRVAVVGATGLVGSVMLRVLEERNFPVDELIPAASEKSVGKTVKFKGKDVKVCSVAEAVKRKPSVAIFSAGSTASKEWAPRFAEVGTTVIDNSSCWRMYPEIPLVVPEVNAHVLKPEHKIIANPNCSTIQLVVAINPLHLKYRIKRIVISTYQSVTGTGVKAVNQLFAERKGEEADMVYPHPIDLNCLPHGGTFLESGYTTEEQKLIDETRKIIGDQKIMVSPTVVRVPVIGGHSESVNVEFENDFDIKDVVEVLSKSPGIVVQDEPATNHYPMPRFAEGKDEVFVGRIRRDDSQPRSLNLWVVADNLRKGAATNAVQIAEYLNSKGWLQ; this is encoded by the coding sequence ATGAGAGTAGCAGTAGTCGGGGCGACAGGCCTTGTAGGAAGTGTTATGCTTCGTGTTTTGGAAGAGCGAAATTTTCCGGTTGATGAGCTTATCCCAGCAGCATCTGAAAAATCGGTAGGGAAAACAGTTAAATTTAAGGGAAAGGATGTAAAAGTATGTTCGGTAGCCGAGGCGGTTAAACGAAAACCTTCCGTTGCAATTTTTTCTGCTGGTTCAACGGCATCTAAGGAGTGGGCACCCAGATTTGCCGAAGTGGGCACCACGGTAATCGATAACTCATCGTGTTGGCGAATGTATCCCGAGATTCCTCTTGTTGTTCCCGAGGTAAATGCCCATGTATTAAAGCCAGAACACAAAATTATTGCCAATCCAAACTGCTCAACTATCCAGCTTGTTGTTGCTATTAATCCATTGCATTTAAAATATCGAATTAAACGTATCGTTATATCAACTTACCAATCGGTTACAGGAACAGGAGTTAAGGCTGTAAACCAGCTATTTGCTGAGCGAAAAGGTGAAGAGGCCGATATGGTTTATCCACATCCAATTGATTTGAACTGCTTGCCTCATGGAGGAACATTTCTTGAAAGTGGTTATACTACCGAAGAGCAAAAATTGATAGACGAGACAAGGAAAATTATTGGCGACCAAAAAATCATGGTTTCTCCTACTGTTGTTCGTGTACCTGTTATTGGAGGTCATTCGGAATCGGTTAATGTGGAGTTTGAAAACGATTTTGATATTAAGGATGTAGTAGAGGTACTAAGCAAATCGCCAGGAATAGTTGTACAGGATGAGCCAGCAACAAATCATTATCCTATGCCCCGCTTTGCCGAAGGCAAAGATGAGGTATTTGTAGGTAGAATTCGACGCGACGACTCACAACCGCGAAGTCTTAACCTTTGGGTTGTAGCCGATAATCTTCGCAAAGGGGCAGCAACCAATGCCGTACAAATCGCTGAGTATTTGAATTCTAAAGGTTGGCTTCAGTAA